GATCGTTGCCACATACCACGCCTCGGCGACGTCGTCGTGGCCGCTGCGTGTGGCCTTGCCCGTGCTGCGCTCGCGGCTGGAGAAGATCCGCGGTGGCATCGCCGTTAGCGAGATGGCCCGGCGCTGGCAGGTGGAGCAGATCGGCACGGACCCCGTGCTCATCCCCAACGGGGTGGACACCTCGCTGTTTCGCCGGGCGCGGGAGCAGGCAACGGGCGCGCCAGACGACGTTCCCGAGATCGTGTTTCTGGGCAGGCTGGACGAGCCGCGCAAGGGCCTCGACATATTCCAGCGCGCGATCGCTGAGCTGGACAGGCCCGCGCGGGTGACCGTGGTGGGCGGGGGCGCGCCGCGCCAGGCGGCCGGTGTCGACTTCCTCGGCCGCGTCAGCGACGCCGAGAAGGCGCGGATTTTGGGCCGCGCGGACATCTACGTCGCACCGAACACGGGCGGAGAATCCTTCGGCATCGTGTTGGTCGAGGCAATGGCCGCCGGGTGCGCGGTCGTCGCCAGCGACATCGAGGCGTTCGCGGCAGTGTGCGCCGCAGACACCGGGCGACCCGCCGGGGCGTTGTTTCCCGTCGGCGACTCCGCAGCGCTGGCGCGCACGCTGCGCTCGCTTATCGACGCCCCCTTCACCCGCGACGCGCTCATCGACGCCGGCACTTTGCGCGCCGCAGACTACGACTGGGGCAGCGTCGCCGCGCGCATCATGGCGGTCTACGACACGGTTGCGTCGACGCCCGGCGAGAAGGTGCGGGTGAGCCGGTGACATCCGTGATGTTGGCCGTGATGGCGGCGGTTGTCGTTGTGGTCCTTTTCTGGGCCTACCTCACGGCGCAACGACTCGACCGGTTGCACATCCGCGTCGACCGCAGCCGCGACGCGCTGCAGGCCGCGCTGGATAGGCGCTGCGCGGTGATCGCGGCGACGATTCCCGAGGTCGCCGAGCGAGCCCGCGCCGCAGAAAGGGTGCGCCTGACGCCGCGGGACGTGGCCACGCGCTGCGAGGTGGAGGATGCGCTGCGTGGCGACGTCGACAAGCAGGGCCCGGCGCACGCCAACGGGCGCGACCTCGCCGAGGCAGACACCCGCGTCGCGCTCGCTCTGCGGTTTTACAACGAGGCGGTCAGCGATACGCGCGCGGTTAGGTTGCGGGTTCCTGTGCGCGTTTTGCGTCTCGGCGGCAGCGCCACGCTGCCGGAGTATGCGCACCTCAGTGCCACGCGCGCGGTAGCATAACAGTAACGTAGCGTTGGTTTCGTAGTGATGTAATCTGTCTGACTATGAACGAACCTAGTTACGAGGGCATTCAGGCGATATTGGACCTCGAACGAATCGATAAAGACATCTTCCGGGGCCGCGCGATGGACTCGAAAGTGTTCGTTCGTACATTCGGCGGGCACGTCGCCGGCCAGGCGCTGGTGGCCGCCACGCACACCGTCGGCGAAGACAAGCGCGTCCACTCCCTGCACGGGTACTTCCTGCGCGCCGGCAAAGCCGACGCCGAAACCGTCTACTTGGTCTCCCGGGTGCGCGAGGGCCGCAGCTTCGCCACCCGCAAGATCGAGGCGATGCAAAACGGCGAAGTCATCTTCTCCATGCAGGCCAGCTTCCACCGCATCGGCGACGAGGGTCCCGAGCACCGCGACGCCATGCGCGAGGTGCCCCGGCCGGATGAGCTCGACTCCAACACCGAAGAGTTGCCGGAAAGCCTCCGGGGGCTGATTACCGAGTGGTCCGACTGGGACTTCCGAGTCGTGCCTTCCAACAGTTACGCGCACGACGGACGCGCCTCAAGCCAGCAAGTCATCTGGTTCCGCTCCAAGAGACCCCTGCCTGACGAC
Above is a window of Corynebacterium sanguinis DNA encoding:
- a CDS encoding glycosyltransferase family 4 protein; this translates as MRIGMVCPYSFDEPGGVQAHILDLAGVLRGDGHDVRVLGPATRAADVPDYVTRGGGSVPIRYNGSVARLAIGPQVRRVARRFIAEGDFDVLHIHEPNSPSYSMAALRVAEGPIVATYHASATSSWPLRVALPVLRSRLEKIRGGIAVSEMARRWQVEQIGTDPVLIPNGVDTSLFRRAREQATGAPDDVPEIVFLGRLDEPRKGLDIFQRAIAELDRPARVTVVGGGAPRQAAGVDFLGRVSDAEKARILGRADIYVAPNTGGESFGIVLVEAMAAGCAVVASDIEAFAAVCAADTGRPAGALFPVGDSAALARTLRSLIDAPFTRDALIDAGTLRAADYDWGSVAARIMAVYDTVASTPGEKVRVSR
- a CDS encoding acyl-CoA thioesterase gives rise to the protein MNEPSYEGIQAILDLERIDKDIFRGRAMDSKVFVRTFGGHVAGQALVAATHTVGEDKRVHSLHGYFLRAGKADAETVYLVSRVREGRSFATRKIEAMQNGEVIFSMQASFHRIGDEGPEHRDAMREVPRPDELDSNTEELPESLRGLITEWSDWDFRVVPSNSYAHDGRASSQQVIWFRSKRPLPDDDTFHICTLAYMSDMTLLFSSMVPHTGHKVQMASLDHAMWFLRPFRADEWLLYDQNSPSAHAGRALTQGQIFDLDGNLVAVTMQEGLTRTLRNGGQSLPGEDDS